A single region of the Drosophila miranda strain MSH22 chromosome 2, D.miranda_PacBio2.1, whole genome shotgun sequence genome encodes:
- the LOC108155383 gene encoding zinc finger protein 501 isoform X2, producing MHLNHATAATAAMANYQHYAPAQLATHGGGGGGGGGGGGGGGGAGNALQQSTTLASLQQSQFALHQLTAVQAIQHPTHQTMLHPQHPLVHLLDISTTTTNSGGNHTPIPPMKQEIVQTFIKEEESVVDDPRKKKQCHVCKNKFRQLTTLRNHMKIHTDERPYKCKHCDKAFRQISTLTNHVKIHTGEKPFTCNICAKDFRQQSTLINHIKTHKAAESSTPTSLLNYQPQPQSSGKMRKSQANQMHNAYQQQQQHMPRVQISKTLYSGSYSSPAAEELVKPYQCSVCKRRFPQLSTLHNHERTHIDPKPYKCETCDKSFSQLATLANHKKIHTGDKPYTCSYCHMQFRQQSTLTNHMKTHTHLASQQQQQQQQPGGTVTATAFI from the exons ATGCATCTGAATCATGCAACTGCTGCGACAGCTGCCATGGCCAACTATCAGCACTATGCGCCCGCCCAGCTGGCCACGcacggtggcggcggcggtggtggtgggggcGGGGGTGGAGGAGGCGGTGGCGCAGGAAACGCCTTGCAGCAGTCGACCACCCTGGCCAGCCTGCAGCAGAGTCAGTTCGCGCTGCACCAACTGACCGCTGTGCAGGCCATCCAGCATCCCACCCACCAGACCATGCTCCATCCGCAGCATCCACTGGTCCACCTGCTAGATATATCGACGACCACAACGAATAGCGGGGGCAATCACACGCCCATACCGCCCATGAAGCAGGAGATTGTGCAGACTTTCATCAAAGAGGAGGAGTCCGTGGTGGACGACCCGCGCAAAAAGAAGCAGTGCCACGTGTGTAAGAACAAATTCCGGCAGCTCACGACGTTACGCAACCACATGAAAATACACACCGATGAACGGCCCTACAAGTGCAAGCACTGCGACAAGGCATTCCGCCAGATCTCgacactgaccaaccacgtgAAGATCCACACTGGCGAGAAGCCGTTCACCTGCAACATCTGCGCCAAGGACTTCCGGCAGCAGAGCACACTGATCAATCACATCAAGACGCATAAGG CGGCAGAGTCGAGCACGCCGACGTCACTACTCAACTATCAGCCCCAGCCGCAGTCATCTGGGAAGATGAGGAAATCGCAGGCGAATCAGATGCACAACGcctaccagcagcagcagcagcatatgCCGCGCgtacaaatctcaaagactctATACTCCGGCAGCTACAGCTCGCCGGCGGCCGAGGAGCTGGTGAAACCGTACCAGTGCAGCGTGTGCAAGCGGCGATTCCCGCAGCTGAGCACGCTGCACAACCACGAGCGGACGCACATCGATCCCAAGCCGTACAAGTGTGAGACGTGCGACAAGTCCTTCAGCCAACTGGCCACGCTGGCCAATCACAAAAAGATCCATACGGGAGATAAACCATACACGTGTTCCTACTGCCACATGCAGTTCCGACAGCAGAGCACCCTCACCAACCACATGAAGACGCACACGCATCTGGCCtcccagcagcaacagcaacagcagcagccaggaggcacagtcacagccacag cttttatttaa
- the LOC108155383 gene encoding zinc finger protein 836 isoform X1 yields the protein MHLNHATAATAAMANYQHYAPAQLATHGGGGGGGGGGGGGGGGAGNALQQSTTLASLQQSQFALHQLTAVQAIQHPTHQTMLHPQHPLVHLLDISTTTTNSGGNHTPIPPMKQEIVQTFIKEEESVVDDPRKKKQCHVCKNKFRQLTTLRNHMKIHTDERPYKCKHCDKAFRQISTLTNHVKIHTGEKPFTCNICAKDFRQQSTLINHIKTHKAAESSTPTSLLNYQPQPQSSGKMRKSQANQMHNAYQQQQQHMPRVQISKTLYSGSYSSPAAEELVKPYQCSVCKRRFPQLSTLHNHERTHIDPKPYKCETCDKSFSQLATLANHKKIHTGDKPYTCSYCHMQFRQQSTLTNHMKTHTHLASQQQQQQQQPGGTVTATVDHSMPVPLAPGTQQLTSGLLPNNLHGATHNIIQLEHHPLLHFLDSGTTVSSVVASNVAAVAAKSEHFQTNTKSEHFQAASPPGRITMVGNINMLKGENPDRPFGCSVCQRFFSQQSTLVNHIKTHTGEKPYKCKICEVNFRQVATLNNHMKIHTGEKPYNCSYCPKQFRQKSTLQNHLRVHTC from the exons ATGCATCTGAATCATGCAACTGCTGCGACAGCTGCCATGGCCAACTATCAGCACTATGCGCCCGCCCAGCTGGCCACGcacggtggcggcggcggtggtggtgggggcGGGGGTGGAGGAGGCGGTGGCGCAGGAAACGCCTTGCAGCAGTCGACCACCCTGGCCAGCCTGCAGCAGAGTCAGTTCGCGCTGCACCAACTGACCGCTGTGCAGGCCATCCAGCATCCCACCCACCAGACCATGCTCCATCCGCAGCATCCACTGGTCCACCTGCTAGATATATCGACGACCACAACGAATAGCGGGGGCAATCACACGCCCATACCGCCCATGAAGCAGGAGATTGTGCAGACTTTCATCAAAGAGGAGGAGTCCGTGGTGGACGACCCGCGCAAAAAGAAGCAGTGCCACGTGTGTAAGAACAAATTCCGGCAGCTCACGACGTTACGCAACCACATGAAAATACACACCGATGAACGGCCCTACAAGTGCAAGCACTGCGACAAGGCATTCCGCCAGATCTCgacactgaccaaccacgtgAAGATCCACACTGGCGAGAAGCCGTTCACCTGCAACATCTGCGCCAAGGACTTCCGGCAGCAGAGCACACTGATCAATCACATCAAGACGCATAAGG CGGCAGAGTCGAGCACGCCGACGTCACTACTCAACTATCAGCCCCAGCCGCAGTCATCTGGGAAGATGAGGAAATCGCAGGCGAATCAGATGCACAACGcctaccagcagcagcagcagcatatgCCGCGCgtacaaatctcaaagactctATACTCCGGCAGCTACAGCTCGCCGGCGGCCGAGGAGCTGGTGAAACCGTACCAGTGCAGCGTGTGCAAGCGGCGATTCCCGCAGCTGAGCACGCTGCACAACCACGAGCGGACGCACATCGATCCCAAGCCGTACAAGTGTGAGACGTGCGACAAGTCCTTCAGCCAACTGGCCACGCTGGCCAATCACAAAAAGATCCATACGGGAGATAAACCATACACGTGTTCCTACTGCCACATGCAGTTCCGACAGCAGAGCACCCTCACCAACCACATGAAGACGCACACGCATCTGGCCtcccagcagcaacagcaacagcagcagccaggaggcacagtcacagccacag TGGATCACTCGATGCCAGTGCCCCTTGCGCCGGGAACGCAGCAACTGACGAGCGGACTGCTGCCCAACAATCTGCACGGGGCAACGCACAACATCATCCAGCTGGAGCATCATCCGTTACTGCATTTTCTGGACAGCGGCACCACGGTCAGCTCCGTGGTAGCCAGTAATGTGGCTGCTGTGGCAGCCAAGTCTGAGCACTTCCAGACCAACACCAAGTCTGAACACTTCCAGGCCGCCTCGCCGCCCGGTCGCATAACCATGGTGGGCAACATCAACATGCTGAAGGGCGAGAATCCGGACCGCCCGTTTGGGTGCAGCGTCTGCCAGCGGTTCTTCTCCCAGCAGAGCACCCTGGTCAATCACATCAAGACGCATACGGGTGAGAAGCCGTACAAGTGCAAGATCTGTGAGGTTAACTTCCGACAGGTGGCCACGCTCAACAATCACATGAAGATCCATACTGGTGAAAAGCCCTACAACTGTTCCTACTGTCCCAAGCAGTTCCGGCAGAAGAGCACCCTGCAGAATCATCTAAGGGTGCACACGTGCTAG
- the LOC108155385 gene encoding NAD-dependent protein deacetylase Sirt2, translated as MSHNDQNDTAAVEIAPKEEDSTESDNSEDSLEVDGMSRLLASTMNLGPSSAKQKEKVMADLTFKGLGDHWRENGFKKIITMVGAGISTSAGIPDFRSPGSGLYDNLAKYKLPYPTAIFELAYFKKKPAPFFALAKELYPGSFKPTMAHYFIRLLHEKGLLLRHYTQNIDTLDRLAGIPDEKLIEAHGSFHTNHCIGCKKEYDMAWMKKEIFSDRLPTCTNCKKIVKPDIVFFSENLPEKFHKSLDGDFKKCDLLIIMGTTLEVHPFASLAQLPGPRCVRLLINRDAVGRPKFTTWMDGDNNHFLLYNRPNNTRDVAFLGDCDEGVLELAKHLGWEDELQELISTERKLLTKQKLQNIKPHAEEAASTSSPEETAPQ; from the exons ATGAGCCACAACGATCAGAATGACACTGCTGCAGTGGAGATCGCCCCGAAGGAAGAGGATTCCACCGAAAGTGACAATAGCGAAG ATAGTCTCGAAGTAGATGGTATGAGTCGGTTGCTCGCAAGCACCATGAATTTAGGTCCCTCATCGGCTAAGCAGAAGGAGAAG GTCATGGCGGACTTGACATTTAAGGGCCTTGGTGACCACTGGCGTGAAAATGGATTCAAGAAGATTATCACCATGGTTGGAGCCGGAATATCCACAT CCGCTGGCATACCGGACTTTCGATCACCCGGCTCGGGACTGTACGACAACCTGGCTAAATACAAGCTACCCTACCCCACGGCCATATTTGAGTTGGCCTATTTTAAGAAGAAACCAGCTCCCTTCTTTGCCCTGGCCAAGGAGCTGTACCCCGGCTCGTTTAAGCCAACTATGGCACACTATTTTATTCGGCTACTGCATGAGAAGGGCCTGCTGCTGAGGCACTACACGCAGAACATTGACACGCTGGATCGCCTGGCAGGCATACCTGATGAAAAGTTAATCGAGGCACATGGCAGCTTCCATACAAACCATTGCATTGGCTGCAAGAAGGAGTACGACATGGCCTGGATGAAGAAGGAGATCTTCTCCGACCGTCTGCCTACCTGCACAAACTGCAAGAAAATCGTGAAGCCGGATATTGTCTTCTTTAGCGAAAATCTACCCGAAAAGTTCCACAAAAGTTTAGATGGAGACTTCAAGAAGTGTGACCTTCTGATCATCATGGGCACCACGCTGGAAGTGCATCCGTTTGCATCGCTGGCGCAGCTCCCTGGACCGCGCTGTGTGCGATTGCTGATTAATCGCGACGCCGTGGGACGTCCCAAATTCACCACCTGGATGGATGGGGACAACAACCATTTTCTGCTCTACAACAGGCCCAACAACACACGGGATGTGGCCTTCCTTGGTGACTGTGACGAGGGTGTGCTGGAACTGGCCAAACATCTGGGCTGGGAGGACGAGCTGCAGGAGCTCATCTCCACTGAGCGAAAACTGTTGACCAAGCAGAAATTGCAAAACATAAAACCGCACGCTGAGGAGGCTGCCTCTACCAGTAGCCCCGAGGAAACTGCACCGCAGTAA